One segment of Rhinatrema bivittatum chromosome 14, aRhiBiv1.1, whole genome shotgun sequence DNA contains the following:
- the LOC115076104 gene encoding fish-egg lectin-like, translated as MMKMKRLQVSLLLQLLLIGLNSADPCTEIPGSLKQIDVSNGQVFGVNSADQIYTLYENSWTQIKGSLKHISVGPAGIWGVNSGDNIYRLVAGNWVQMPGALKQIDAGGDQFISGVNAQDDIFCLSKSGTIPAKYQTTPPWENLEGKLKYHTCGSLSCWGVNSNDDIFYRWGSTSDSCKGSRWQQVEGKLSMIEVGTEGTVYGANAQGSVFRREGITDNNPIGTSWSQVDSCGNNIKHVSFDLGKLWMVTTDDRILTCSAC; from the exons ATGATGAAGATGAAGAGACTCCAGGTGtccctgctgctgcagctgcttcttATTGGACTGAACTCAG CTGATCCCTGTACTGAGATTCCTGGGAGTCTGAAGCAGATCGATGTTAGCAATGGCCAGGTCTTTGGTGTGAACAGTGCTGACCAGATATACACGTTGTACGAGAACAGCTGGACACAGATTAAAGGTTCTCTGAAGCATATCTCAGTGGGCCCTGCTGGCATCTGGGGTGTGAACAGTGGTGACAACATCTACCGACTGGTGGCAGGCAACTGGGTCCAGATGCCAG GGGCTCTCAAGCAAATAGATGCAGGCGGGGATCAGTTCATCTCTGGTGTGAATGCACAAGATGATATTTTCTGCCTCAGCAAGTCTGGGACCATTCCTGCAAAATACCAGACGACACCACCCTGGGAGAACTTGGAAGGGAAGCTGAAGTACCACACTTGTGGCTCGCTGAGCTGCTGGGGCGTCAACTCCAACGATGACATATTTTACCGCTGGGGATCCACATCAGATTCGTGCAAGGGCTCTCGCTGGCAGCAGGTGGAAGGAAAGCTGTCAATGATTGAGGTTGGGACAGAAGGCACCGTCTACGGGGCGAATGCCCAGGGCAGTGTTTTTCGCAG AGAAGGCATCACTGACAACAACCCTATTGGGACCTCCTGGAGCCAGGTGGATTCCTGTGGCAACAACATCAAACATGTGTCTTTCGACCTGGGAAAGCTGTGGATGGTGACCACTGATGACAGGATCCTAACATGCAGTGCCTGCTGA